A single Blastococcus colisei DNA region contains:
- a CDS encoding ABC transporter ATP-binding protein produces MAATGATAGDRPPAGQSGRSDDAPYAVELRGITKRFPGVVANRDIELRVRRGEVHAIVGENGAGKSTLMKTLYGMHRPDEGDILLNGREVRFRSPADAIEAGIGMVHQHFMLADNFTVLENVVLGSEPTRAGRLDRAEARRRITEISDRYALGLEPDVLVEDLGVGDRQRVEIAKVLYRGATTLILDEPTAVLVPQEVDELFGNLAELKREGLTVIFISHKLDEVRRVADSITVIRRGTTVGTADPRTTSAKQLAELMVGSELPTPETRTSTVRDTPVLRLEHLTVVGVVGRPLVDDVSLTVREGEVVGIAGVEGNGQAELVDAIMGLRPLAGGEVRLGDDDVTTWSTRARREAGVGFIPEDRHRQGMLLDAPLWENRILGHQTRPPAAKGLFIDRRGARADTERIMREYDVRAPGADTLAVALSGGNQQKLIVGREMSANPRLLVAAHPTRGVDVGAQAGIWELLKDARAEGLGIVLVSADLDELIGLSDTLHVMLRGALVATVDPRRVTPEELGGYMTGARSAAGAA; encoded by the coding sequence ATGGCCGCAACAGGAGCGACGGCGGGCGACCGTCCGCCCGCCGGGCAGTCCGGGCGCAGCGACGATGCCCCCTATGCGGTGGAGTTGCGCGGGATCACCAAGCGCTTCCCGGGTGTGGTCGCCAACCGCGACATCGAACTACGGGTGCGGCGCGGCGAGGTGCACGCGATCGTGGGGGAGAACGGCGCCGGCAAGTCGACGCTGATGAAGACCCTCTACGGCATGCACCGCCCGGACGAGGGCGACATCCTGCTGAACGGCCGCGAGGTGCGCTTCCGCAGTCCCGCGGACGCGATCGAGGCCGGAATCGGCATGGTGCACCAGCACTTCATGCTGGCCGACAACTTCACCGTCCTGGAGAACGTCGTCCTGGGCAGCGAGCCCACCCGGGCGGGCCGGCTGGACCGGGCAGAGGCCCGCCGCCGGATCACCGAGATCTCCGACCGCTACGCCCTCGGCCTCGAGCCCGATGTGCTCGTGGAGGACCTCGGCGTCGGGGACCGGCAGCGGGTCGAGATCGCCAAGGTGCTCTACCGCGGGGCGACCACGCTGATCCTGGACGAGCCGACCGCCGTCCTCGTGCCCCAGGAGGTGGACGAGCTGTTCGGCAACCTCGCCGAGCTCAAGCGCGAGGGCCTGACCGTCATCTTCATCTCGCACAAGCTCGACGAGGTGCGCCGCGTCGCCGATTCGATCACCGTCATCCGGCGCGGCACGACGGTCGGCACCGCCGATCCCCGGACGACGTCGGCCAAGCAGCTCGCCGAGCTGATGGTCGGCTCCGAGCTGCCCACGCCGGAGACCCGCACGTCGACCGTCCGCGACACCCCGGTGCTCCGGCTCGAGCACCTCACCGTCGTCGGCGTCGTCGGCCGGCCGCTGGTCGACGACGTCAGCCTCACCGTCCGCGAGGGCGAGGTCGTCGGCATCGCGGGCGTCGAGGGCAACGGCCAGGCAGAGCTCGTGGACGCGATCATGGGGCTGCGCCCGCTGGCTGGTGGCGAGGTGCGGCTCGGCGACGACGACGTCACCACGTGGTCCACCCGCGCCCGCCGGGAGGCCGGCGTCGGCTTCATCCCCGAGGACCGCCACCGGCAGGGCATGCTGCTCGACGCGCCGCTCTGGGAGAACCGGATCCTCGGCCACCAGACGCGCCCGCCCGCGGCGAAGGGGCTGTTCATCGACCGAAGAGGGGCGCGCGCCGACACCGAGCGGATCATGCGGGAGTACGACGTCCGGGCCCCCGGCGCGGACACCCTCGCCGTCGCGCTGTCCGGCGGCAACCAGCAGAAGCTGATCGTGGGCCGCGAGATGAGCGCGAACCCCCGCCTGCTCGTCGCCGCCCATCCCACCCGTGGCGTCGACGTCGGCGCGCAGGCCGGGATCTGGGAGCTGCTCAAGGATGCCCGGGCCGAGGGGCTCGGGATCGTCCTCGTCTCCGCCGACCTCGACGAGCTGATCGGGCTGTCCGACACGCTGCACGTCATGCTGCGCGGCGCGCTGGTCGCGACGGTCGACCCCCGGCGCGTCACGCCCGAGGAGCTCGGCGGCTACATGACCGGCGCACGGAGCGCGGCGGGCGCGGCATGA
- a CDS encoding ABC transporter ATP-binding protein translates to MTRTPAAPPVAAPHSGEPLDADAAISIRGLVKRYGDFVAVDGLDLDIRRGEIFALLGPNGAGKTTTVEICEGYRARDAGEVRVLGQDPAGGARAWKAQLGIVLQSGAGDSQLTTREMLTAQASYYADPRDPDEVLELVGLTEKAGVRGKSLSGGQRRRLDVALGIVGRPTLLFLDEPTTGFDPEARRQFWSLIRSLRELGTTMLLTTHYLDEAEALADRVGVITRGRLVEVAVPSLLGGRETAPAVVSWTEDGTRRTEATATPTALLRELATRFPGEVPELAVARPTLEDVYLQMIGEAR, encoded by the coding sequence GTGACACGTACTCCGGCGGCTCCTCCTGTGGCGGCGCCGCACTCCGGCGAGCCGCTCGACGCGGACGCCGCCATCTCCATCCGGGGCCTGGTCAAGCGGTACGGCGACTTCGTCGCCGTCGACGGGCTCGACCTCGACATCCGGCGCGGCGAGATCTTCGCGCTGCTCGGCCCCAACGGTGCGGGCAAGACGACGACGGTCGAGATCTGCGAGGGCTACCGCGCCCGCGACGCCGGCGAGGTCCGGGTGCTGGGCCAGGATCCGGCCGGCGGGGCGCGCGCGTGGAAGGCGCAGCTGGGTATCGTGCTGCAGTCCGGTGCCGGCGACAGCCAGCTGACCACCCGGGAGATGCTGACCGCACAGGCGTCCTACTACGCCGACCCGCGCGACCCCGACGAGGTGCTGGAGCTGGTCGGCCTCACCGAGAAGGCCGGCGTCCGCGGGAAGTCGCTCTCCGGTGGCCAGCGTCGCCGGCTCGACGTCGCCCTCGGCATCGTCGGCCGGCCCACCCTGCTCTTCCTGGACGAGCCGACCACCGGATTCGACCCCGAGGCCCGGCGCCAGTTCTGGTCGCTGATCCGGTCGCTGCGCGAGCTCGGCACCACGATGCTGCTGACCACCCACTACCTGGACGAAGCGGAGGCGCTGGCCGACCGCGTCGGCGTCATCACCCGCGGCCGGCTGGTCGAGGTGGCGGTCCCGTCCCTGCTGGGCGGCCGCGAGACCGCCCCCGCCGTCGTCAGCTGGACCGAGGACGGCACCCGCCGCACCGAGGCCACGGCGACGCCGACCGCGCTGCTGCGCGAGCTCGCCACCCGCTTCCCCGGCGAGGTCCCCGAGCTGGCGGTGGCCCGGCCCACCCTCGAGGACGTGTACCTGCAGATGATCGGTGAGGCCCGATGA
- a CDS encoding ABC transporter permease has translation MTTPATTQSPVTTRPLPSLPSVYRSRASVELKEFFRQRESVVFTLMLPVLLLVVFGAVLNFDLGNGVTFTQYFMAGIIAAGILGASMQNMAISIATERSDGTLKSLAGTPMPKSAYFVGKVVQVLAVTVAIIVVLLLIGVVFYGIDLPSGAEWLTFAWVAGLGAAACTLLGIALSSLAKNGRSASATVTPFALLLQFISGVFFQFSEIPTWMQTVAALFPLKWMAQGLRSVFLPDVMAASEPAGSWELGRIALVLGAWCVAGLLLCVATFRWQDSAH, from the coding sequence ATGACCACCCCGGCAACCACGCAGTCCCCGGTGACCACGCGGCCGCTGCCGTCCCTGCCGAGCGTCTACCGCTCGCGCGCCTCGGTCGAGCTCAAGGAGTTCTTCCGGCAGCGGGAGTCGGTGGTCTTCACCCTCATGCTGCCGGTGCTGCTGCTCGTCGTGTTCGGCGCGGTGCTGAACTTCGACCTCGGCAACGGCGTCACGTTCACCCAGTACTTCATGGCCGGGATCATCGCGGCCGGCATCCTCGGCGCCAGCATGCAGAACATGGCGATCAGCATCGCGACCGAGCGCTCGGACGGAACGCTGAAGAGCCTGGCCGGGACGCCGATGCCGAAGAGCGCCTACTTCGTCGGGAAGGTCGTCCAGGTGCTCGCCGTCACCGTGGCGATCATCGTCGTCCTGCTGCTGATCGGCGTCGTCTTCTACGGCATCGACCTGCCCTCGGGTGCCGAATGGCTGACCTTCGCCTGGGTGGCCGGCCTCGGTGCGGCCGCCTGCACGCTGCTGGGGATCGCCCTGTCGAGCCTGGCCAAGAACGGCCGGTCGGCCTCGGCGACGGTCACGCCGTTCGCCCTGCTGCTCCAGTTCATCTCCGGGGTGTTCTTCCAGTTCAGCGAGATCCCGACGTGGATGCAGACGGTGGCGGCCCTCTTCCCGCTGAAGTGGATGGCGCAGGGGCTGCGCTCGGTCTTCCTGCCCGACGTGATGGCCGCCTCCGAGCCGGCGGGCAGCTGGGAGCTCGGCCGGATCGCGCTGGTCCTGGGCGCGTGGTGCGTCGCCGGGCTGCTGCTCTGCGTCGCCACCTTCCGCTGGCAGGACTCTGCACACTGA
- a CDS encoding ABC transporter permease yields the protein MSAVTARVRRTGLALFGPVLAVLVALVISALVIALIGENPLSALRVMLDLGDSPSQQVQSIVVILNRAVPLFLAGLAVSIAFRMGLFNIGVEGQYRIATIVAAAVGAAVVLPGPLHVLLIVVVAMLVGALWAGIVGVLKVTRGVSEVISSIMLNFIALGTASFLLTGPFRGSPEGASVITTREIPESGWFPSLNGLLTGMGLAEPRTELFGFLVVAIVVGVAIAVLLERTRFGFDLRATGLSPSAATASGVDARGMVVKTMLLSGAVAGLIGLPDLLGDSRAFGTEFTAGLGFLGIAVALLGRNSPVGVAVAALLFAFLDRAALPLQFADIPASVVTIIQGTIVLAVVIANEVARRLALRSAERAGASSSPPDGGGDGGGGTPVPDDGPPGNSGGQRVRAGVPGQPRGAQA from the coding sequence ATGAGCGCCGTCACCGCGAGAGTGCGCCGTACCGGGCTGGCCCTGTTCGGCCCGGTCCTCGCCGTGCTGGTCGCGCTGGTCATCTCCGCTCTCGTCATCGCGCTGATCGGGGAAAACCCGCTCAGCGCGCTGCGGGTGATGCTGGACCTCGGCGACTCCCCGTCGCAGCAGGTCCAGTCGATCGTCGTCATCCTCAACCGGGCGGTTCCGCTGTTCCTGGCCGGCCTGGCGGTGTCGATCGCCTTCCGGATGGGCTTGTTCAACATCGGCGTCGAGGGCCAGTACCGGATCGCCACGATCGTCGCCGCGGCGGTGGGTGCAGCCGTGGTGCTGCCCGGCCCGCTGCACGTGCTGCTGATCGTGGTGGTCGCGATGCTCGTCGGGGCGTTGTGGGCCGGCATCGTCGGCGTGCTGAAGGTGACCCGCGGCGTCAGCGAGGTCATCAGCTCGATCATGCTCAACTTCATCGCCCTGGGAACGGCGTCCTTCCTGCTCACCGGCCCCTTCCGGGGCAGCCCCGAGGGTGCCTCGGTGATCACCACCCGGGAGATCCCGGAGTCCGGCTGGTTCCCGAGCCTCAACGGCCTGCTGACCGGCATGGGGCTGGCCGAGCCCCGGACCGAGCTCTTCGGCTTCCTCGTGGTGGCGATCGTCGTCGGCGTGGCGATCGCGGTGTTGCTCGAGCGCACCCGCTTCGGGTTCGATCTCCGGGCCACCGGCCTGTCGCCGTCGGCGGCGACCGCGAGCGGCGTCGACGCCCGCGGCATGGTGGTCAAGACGATGTTGCTCTCCGGCGCCGTGGCCGGGCTGATCGGCCTGCCGGACCTGCTCGGCGACAGTCGTGCCTTCGGTACCGAGTTCACCGCCGGGCTCGGCTTCCTCGGCATCGCGGTGGCCCTGCTGGGGCGCAACAGCCCCGTGGGCGTCGCCGTGGCGGCGCTGCTGTTCGCCTTCCTCGACCGCGCCGCGCTGCCGCTGCAGTTCGCCGACATCCCGGCCTCGGTGGTCACGATCATCCAGGGAACGATCGTGCTGGCCGTCGTCATCGCCAACGAGGTCGCTCGCCGGCTGGCCCTGCGGTCGGCCGAACGGGCCGGCGCGTCGTCCTCGCCTCCCGACGGCGGCGGGGACGGCGGTGGGGGCACGCCGGTTCCCGACGACGGTCCGCCCGGCAACAGCGGCGGACAGCGGGTCCGTGCCGGGGTTCCCGGGCAGCCGCGGGGAGCGCAGGCATGA
- a CDS encoding BMP family lipoprotein, with translation MTKAAALLLAGGMALSACASDEEPGGTASETGGSGSEELRIGLAYDTGGRGDRSFNDSAYAGVERAIDEFGGTVQEFSPNDDGSNRAEGLANLAQEGFNPVIAVGFAYDEVLGDVAADFPDTTFAQVDGSVDAPEYKGDNVTGLLFAEEQGSFLAGVAAALKSETGQVGFVGGVETPLIQKFQAGFEAGVAAVDPAITVNSQYISPAGDFSGFNDPARGEILAQGMFDAGADIVYHASGGSGTGVFRAAAASGGRAIGVDSDQYQTVDDPALQAVIMTSMLKRVDNAVYAFIADFVEGGVEGGTDIVNDLSTEGVGLATTGGFIDDIQDQIDDYRQQIVDGDIEVPTTP, from the coding sequence CTGGCCGGTGGCATGGCCCTGTCGGCCTGTGCCAGCGACGAAGAGCCCGGCGGCACCGCCAGCGAGACCGGCGGTAGCGGCAGCGAGGAGCTCCGCATCGGCCTGGCGTACGACACCGGCGGTCGCGGCGACCGCTCCTTCAACGACTCGGCCTACGCCGGTGTCGAGAGGGCGATCGACGAGTTCGGCGGCACGGTCCAGGAGTTCAGCCCGAATGACGACGGCTCCAACCGCGCCGAGGGCCTCGCCAACCTCGCCCAGGAGGGCTTCAACCCGGTCATCGCGGTCGGCTTCGCCTACGACGAGGTCCTCGGTGACGTGGCGGCCGACTTCCCGGACACCACCTTCGCGCAGGTCGACGGCTCGGTCGACGCGCCGGAGTACAAGGGCGACAACGTCACCGGCCTGCTGTTCGCCGAGGAGCAGGGCTCCTTCCTGGCCGGCGTGGCCGCGGCGCTGAAGTCCGAGACCGGGCAGGTCGGTTTCGTCGGCGGCGTCGAGACCCCCCTGATCCAGAAGTTCCAGGCGGGCTTCGAGGCCGGCGTGGCAGCGGTCGACCCGGCCATCACGGTCAACAGCCAGTACATCTCGCCGGCCGGTGACTTCTCCGGGTTCAACGATCCCGCCCGCGGCGAGATCCTGGCGCAGGGCATGTTCGATGCCGGCGCCGACATCGTCTACCACGCGTCCGGTGGCTCGGGGACGGGCGTGTTCCGCGCCGCCGCGGCCTCCGGTGGCCGGGCGATCGGTGTCGACTCCGACCAGTACCAGACGGTCGACGACCCGGCGCTGCAGGCCGTGATCATGACGTCCATGCTCAAGCGGGTCGACAACGCCGTGTATGCGTTCATCGCCGACTTCGTCGAGGGCGGCGTCGAGGGTGGCACCGACATCGTCAACGACCTGTCCACGGAGGGCGTCGGCCTGGCCACCACCGGTGGCTTCATCGATGACATCCAGGACCAGATCGACGACTACCGTCAGCAGATCGTCGACGGCGACATCGAGGTCCCGACGACTCCGTGA
- a CDS encoding cytidine deaminase has translation MTDGVVGRVDDAAWDALRAAAREAMTRAYAPYSKFPVGVAGLVDDGRVVTGCNVENASYGLGLCAECGMVSDLARTGGGRLVAVACVGGDGRPLMPCGRCRQLLWEHGGADMLIETVSLGIVPMREVLPDAFGPDDLVAAAERGQG, from the coding sequence GTGACTGACGGGGTGGTGGGGCGGGTGGACGACGCTGCCTGGGACGCTCTGCGGGCGGCCGCGCGGGAGGCGATGACCCGCGCCTACGCGCCGTACTCGAAGTTCCCCGTCGGCGTCGCCGGCCTCGTGGACGACGGTCGCGTCGTGACGGGCTGCAACGTGGAGAACGCCTCCTACGGGCTGGGCCTGTGCGCCGAGTGCGGGATGGTCAGCGACCTGGCCCGCACCGGCGGCGGCCGGCTCGTCGCCGTGGCCTGCGTGGGTGGCGACGGCCGGCCGCTGATGCCCTGCGGGCGGTGCCGGCAGCTGCTGTGGGAGCACGGGGGAGCGGACATGCTCATCGAGACCGTGTCGCTCGGCATCGTGCCCATGCGCGAGGTGCTGCCCGACGCCTTCGGTCCGGACGATCTCGTCGCCGCGGCCGAGCGGGGACAGGGCTGA
- a CDS encoding thymidine phosphorylase: protein MDAIDVLRTKRDGGQLTPEQIRWIIGAYTAGSVPDEQMSALLMAVFFRGMSADELAVWTQAMIDSGERKDLSSLGRPTADKHSTGGVGDKITLPLAPLVAACGVAVPQLSGRGLGHTGGTLDKLEAIPGWRADVHEEAYLRQLREVGAVICAAGNDLAPADKLLYALRDVTATVESIPLIASSIMSKKIAEGADALVLDVKTGSGAFMKDPETSRELARTMVGLGEAAGVKTVALVTAMDRPLGRAAGNAVEVAESVEVLAGGGPADVVELTLALAREMLAGAGRDDVDPADALADGRAMDVWRRMIAAQGGDPDAPLPAPAETHVVTAPSTGTLTRLDAFSLGVAAWRLGAGRARKEDPVSAAAGVVWRAGVGEQVTAGQPLLELQADDASRIPRALEALEGAIGIDTDEQPLPLILDRIE, encoded by the coding sequence ATGGACGCGATCGACGTGCTCCGCACCAAGCGGGACGGCGGACAGCTCACGCCCGAGCAGATCCGCTGGATCATCGGCGCCTACACCGCGGGCTCGGTGCCCGACGAGCAGATGAGCGCGCTGCTCATGGCGGTGTTCTTCCGCGGCATGTCCGCTGACGAGCTGGCCGTGTGGACGCAGGCGATGATCGACTCGGGCGAGCGCAAGGACCTCTCCTCGCTCGGCCGCCCCACCGCCGACAAGCACTCCACCGGCGGCGTGGGCGACAAGATCACGCTCCCCCTGGCGCCGCTGGTCGCCGCCTGCGGGGTCGCGGTGCCGCAGCTGTCGGGCCGCGGGCTCGGGCACACCGGCGGCACGCTGGACAAGCTGGAGGCCATCCCCGGGTGGCGGGCCGACGTCCACGAGGAGGCCTACCTCCGGCAGCTGCGCGAGGTGGGCGCGGTGATCTGCGCGGCGGGCAACGACCTCGCGCCCGCCGACAAGTTGCTCTACGCGCTGCGCGACGTCACCGCCACGGTCGAGTCCATCCCGCTGATCGCCAGCTCGATCATGAGCAAGAAGATCGCCGAGGGCGCCGACGCACTGGTGCTGGACGTCAAGACCGGCTCCGGAGCGTTCATGAAGGATCCCGAGACGTCCCGGGAGCTGGCCCGCACGATGGTGGGTCTCGGCGAGGCGGCCGGAGTGAAGACGGTCGCACTGGTGACGGCGATGGACCGGCCGCTGGGCCGCGCCGCGGGCAACGCCGTCGAGGTGGCGGAGTCGGTCGAGGTGCTCGCCGGAGGCGGACCGGCCGACGTCGTCGAGCTGACGCTCGCCCTGGCGCGCGAGATGCTGGCCGGGGCCGGGCGGGACGACGTCGACCCCGCCGACGCGCTGGCCGACGGCCGGGCGATGGACGTCTGGCGGCGGATGATCGCCGCCCAGGGCGGTGATCCGGACGCGCCCCTGCCGGCGCCGGCCGAGACCCACGTGGTGACCGCCCCGTCGACCGGCACGCTGACCCGGCTGGACGCCTTCTCGCTCGGCGTCGCGGCCTGGCGGCTGGGCGCCGGGCGGGCCCGCAAGGAGGACCCGGTCTCGGCCGCGGCCGGCGTCGTCTGGCGAGCGGGGGTGGGGGAGCAGGTGACCGCGGGCCAGCCGCTGCTGGAGCTGCAGGCCGACGACGCGAGCCGCATCCCGCGCGCGCTGGAGGCGCTCGAGGGCGCGATCGGCATCGACACCGACGAGCAGCCGCTGCCGCTGATCCTGGACCGCATCGAATGA
- a CDS encoding ABC transporter permease: MSTVAESPDTRPSRGPLTDLLTGGGRQRRIMWLVVGAIVVFSVVRVISGQQELTSSSTLSAALLLAVPIGLAALGGLFAERAGVVNIGLEGMMVLGTWGAGWGGWHWGWAGALVVGATFGAIGGLVHAVATVSFGVDHVVSGVAINLLAEGVVRFLSELVYVDGTGGGPTQSPSLASQPPSFSVPGLSSGPDVLGDLEAKGWFLLSDVAGLLRGLTSGVGLLTLFAVLLVPISYVVLWRTAFGLRLRSCGENPAAADSLGVPVIRLKYIAVIISGALAGLGGVFLVFIAGIYREGQTGGRGFIGLAALIFGNWRPGGLAAGAGLFGFADALQLRSRTAVVALLLLVAVLLAAVAVYQAVRRKLLQAILAGAFAAAALVGFLTIDVLPDGIVFFTPHITTLLVLSLASQRLRMPKANGLVYRRGEH, encoded by the coding sequence ATGAGCACCGTCGCGGAATCCCCGGACACCCGGCCCAGCCGCGGACCACTGACCGATCTGCTCACCGGCGGTGGCCGGCAGCGGCGGATCATGTGGCTGGTCGTCGGCGCGATCGTCGTGTTCTCCGTCGTCCGCGTCATCTCCGGTCAGCAGGAGCTGACGTCGTCCTCGACCCTGTCCGCGGCGCTGCTCCTGGCGGTGCCGATCGGCCTGGCGGCGCTCGGCGGGCTCTTCGCCGAACGCGCCGGCGTGGTCAACATCGGCCTCGAGGGGATGATGGTCCTGGGCACCTGGGGTGCCGGCTGGGGCGGCTGGCACTGGGGCTGGGCCGGTGCGCTCGTCGTCGGAGCCACCTTCGGGGCGATCGGTGGCCTCGTGCACGCGGTCGCCACCGTCAGCTTCGGTGTGGACCACGTGGTCTCCGGTGTGGCGATCAACCTCCTCGCCGAGGGGGTCGTGCGCTTCCTCTCGGAACTGGTCTACGTCGACGGAACCGGTGGCGGACCGACGCAGTCACCGTCCCTCGCCAGCCAGCCACCGTCGTTCTCGGTGCCAGGGCTCTCGTCCGGGCCGGACGTGCTGGGCGACCTCGAGGCGAAGGGTTGGTTCCTGCTCAGCGATGTCGCGGGCCTGCTGCGCGGCCTGACCAGCGGCGTCGGACTGCTCACCCTGTTCGCCGTCCTGCTGGTCCCGATCAGCTACGTGGTGCTGTGGCGGACTGCCTTCGGGCTGCGGCTGCGCTCGTGCGGCGAGAACCCGGCGGCCGCGGACTCCCTCGGTGTCCCGGTCATCCGGCTGAAGTACATCGCGGTGATCATCTCCGGTGCCCTCGCCGGCCTCGGCGGGGTCTTCCTGGTGTTCATCGCCGGCATCTATCGCGAGGGGCAGACGGGCGGCCGTGGCTTCATCGGGCTGGCGGCGCTGATCTTCGGCAACTGGCGACCCGGTGGCCTGGCGGCCGGTGCCGGCCTGTTCGGCTTCGCCGATGCGCTGCAGCTGCGCAGCCGGACGGCGGTCGTGGCACTGCTGCTGCTGGTCGCCGTCCTGCTGGCCGCGGTGGCGGTCTACCAGGCGGTGCGGCGCAAGCTGCTGCAGGCCATCCTCGCCGGCGCGTTCGCGGCCGCCGCACTGGTCGGCTTCCTCACCATCGACGTGCTCCCCGACGGGATCGTCTTCTTCACCCCGCACATCACGACTCTGCTCGTGCTGTCGCTGGCATCCCAGCGACTACGGATGCCCAAGGCCAACGGGCTGGTCTACCGACGAGGAGAGCACTAG
- a CDS encoding adenosine deaminase, with protein MPVPLTAESIRRAPKVLLHDHLDGGLRPQTVLELADEAGYRDLPASDATELGAWFRQAAYSGSLVQYLATFAHTVGVMQRPEAIHRVARECALDLAADGVVYAEVRFAPELSTAEGLPIDAVVEAMVDGFAVGGRKAAEAGTPIRVGALLCAMRQADRWDEVAGLVVRYRDAGVVGFDLAGPEMGFPPDRIPSAIGVLDGARAHRTIHAGEAAGVDSIRAALDGARAERLGHGVRIADEVAADGTLGPLARRVRDEQVTLEIAPSSNVQTGAYPSLAEHPVDRLHRLGFAVTLNTDNRLMSGVSASSEIAAVAGTFGWSWDDVRTVTERALTGAFLDDGERARLLETVVRPGYAGLRS; from the coding sequence GTGCCAGTCCCACTGACCGCCGAGTCGATCCGCCGCGCGCCGAAGGTGCTCCTGCACGACCACCTGGACGGCGGCCTGCGCCCGCAGACGGTGCTCGAGCTGGCCGACGAGGCCGGCTACCGCGACCTGCCCGCCTCCGACGCCACCGAGTTGGGCGCCTGGTTCCGGCAGGCGGCGTACTCCGGCTCGCTGGTGCAGTACCTGGCGACGTTCGCGCACACGGTCGGCGTGATGCAGCGCCCGGAGGCCATCCACCGGGTCGCGCGCGAGTGCGCGCTGGACCTGGCCGCCGACGGCGTCGTGTACGCGGAGGTCCGGTTCGCCCCCGAGCTCTCCACGGCTGAGGGGCTCCCCATCGACGCCGTGGTCGAGGCGATGGTGGACGGCTTCGCCGTGGGTGGCCGGAAGGCAGCCGAGGCCGGCACCCCGATCCGCGTGGGGGCCCTGCTGTGCGCCATGCGCCAGGCCGACCGCTGGGACGAGGTCGCCGGCCTGGTCGTCCGGTATCGCGACGCCGGGGTGGTCGGGTTCGACCTCGCGGGCCCCGAGATGGGCTTCCCGCCGGACCGGATCCCCTCGGCCATCGGCGTGCTCGACGGTGCCCGGGCGCACCGCACGATCCACGCCGGTGAGGCCGCCGGCGTCGACAGCATCCGCGCCGCGCTGGACGGGGCGCGCGCCGAGCGCCTGGGTCACGGCGTCCGCATCGCCGACGAGGTCGCCGCGGACGGAACGCTCGGCCCGCTGGCGCGACGGGTGCGCGACGAGCAGGTGACGCTTGAGATCGCGCCGTCGTCCAACGTGCAGACCGGCGCCTACCCGTCCCTGGCCGAGCACCCGGTCGACCGGCTGCACCGGCTCGGCTTCGCCGTCACGCTCAACACCGACAACCGGCTGATGAGCGGGGTGTCCGCCAGCAGCGAGATCGCCGCGGTCGCCGGCACGTTCGGCTGGTCCTGGGACGACGTCCGGACGGTCACCGAGCGTGCGCTGACCGGCGCCTTCCTCGACGACGGGGAGCGCGCCCGCCTGCTCGAGACGGTCGTCCGGCCGGGGTACGCGGGACTGCGGTCCTGA